One window of the Falco biarmicus isolate bFalBia1 chromosome 2, bFalBia1.pri, whole genome shotgun sequence genome contains the following:
- the SLITRK6 gene encoding SLIT and NTRK-like protein 6, with amino-acid sequence MTLKQLLLLLLSVPGSVTAVQNLLGKMKFWIFIVYSVAVASDPFQSQPSFSSVRGSCQSLCSCEEKDDIMIINCEERGIKMVSEIYVPPSQPFHLNLLNNGLTMLHMNDFAGLVNAISLHLGFNNIADIEPGAFNGLSLLKQLHINHNSLETLKEDMFNGLENLEFLQADNNFITVIEASAFSKLNRLKVLILNDNAIEYLPPNIFRFVPLTHLDLRGNQLQTLPYVGFLEHIGRILDLQLEDNKWACNCDLLQLKIWLENMPPQSIIGDIVCNSPPVIKGSILSRLKKESLCPTHPVHELEDPSGSLPLVVTTSISDSHLSTKVIPILKAPTKEPSLVLHTLKPTTQFPGIYCPVPCHCTSHMVSGVLMHCQERNIESLSDLGPPPPNPKKLILAGNIIQTLLKSDLVDYASLEMLHLGNNRIEILEEGSFMNLTRLQKLYLNGNHLTKLSQNLFLGLQHLEYLYLEYNAIKEVLPGTFNAMPKLKVLYLNNNLLQTLPPHIFSGVPLARLNLKTNQFAHLPVSNVLDELDMLVQIELEDNPWDCTCDSVGLQKWIQKLSKNTMMGDLFCKSPGHLAKKELKSLNSEVLCPGLIKSPALPTRASFVVVTTSSTTTNTADTILRSLTDAVPLSVLILGLLIVFITIVFCAAGIVVLVLHRRRRCKKKQVDEQMRDSSPVHLQYSMYGHKTTHHTAERPAATLYEQRMVTPMVQVYRSPSFSPKHTEQQEEGSEKEANNSKHLRRSLLERENSSPLTGSNVKYKATDQSAEFLSFQDASCLYRNILEKERELQQLGITEYLRKNVVQLQPEMEVHYPGTHEELKLMETLMYSRPRKVFLEQTKNEYFELKANLHAEPDYLEVLEQQT; translated from the exons ATGACATTGAAACAGCTGCTCCTACTGTTACTGAGCGTTCCAGGGAGTGTTACTGCTGTACAG aatcTGCTGGGCAAGATGAAGTTCTGGATTTTTATTGTATATTCAGTTGCAGTTGCATCTGATCCTTTCCAGTCACAGCCTTCGTTTTCTTCAGTCAGAGGATCTTGTCAGAGTTTGTGTTCCTGTGAAGAAAAGGATGATATCATGATTATAAACTGTGAAGAAAGAGGCATCAAGATGGTATCAGAAATATATGTCCCACCATCACAGCCTTTCCATCTTAATCTGTTAAACAATGGTCTAACTATGTTACACATGAATGATTTTGCTGGCCTTGTTAATGCTATCTCTCTACATCTTGGTTTTAATAATATTGCAGATATTGAGCCTGGGGCTTTCAATGGTCTCAGCCTTCTTAAACAACTTCATATCAATCACAATTCTTTAGAAACACTTAAAGAAGATATGTTTAATGGATTGGAAAATTTGGAGTTTCTTCAAGCAGACAACAATTTCATCACAGTGATTGAAGCAAGTGCCTTTAGCAAGCTCAACAGGCTTAAAGTGCTTATTTTGAATGATAATGCCATTGAATATCTTCCTCCAAATATATTTCGTTTTGTGCCATTGACACATTTAGATCTTCGTGGAAACCAATTACAGACACTCCCCTATGTTGGCTTTTTGGAACACATTGGTAGAATACTAGACCTTCAGCTGGAAGACAATAAATGGGCCTGTAACTGTGatttgctgcagctgaagatATGGCTAGAAAATATGCCACCTCAGTCAATAATAGGTGACATTGTATGCAATAGTCCTCCAGTTATCAAAGGCAGCATCTTAAGCCGGTTGAAAAAAGAATCACTTTGTCCCACTCATCCTGTCCATGAACTTGAAGATCCTTCAGGGTCACTGCCCTTGGTTGTAACCACCTCTATCAGTGACAGTCACCTATCAACTAAGGTGATTCCTATCCTGAAAGCTCCTACTAAAGAACCAAGTTTAGTGCTTCATACTTTAAAGCCTACTACTCAGTTTCCAGGAATCTATTGTCCTGTCCCCTGTCACTGCACCAGCCATATGGTCTCAGGAGTTCTCATGCACTGCCAGGAGCGAAACATTGAAAGCTTGTCTGATTTAGGACCTCCTCCTCCAAATCCTAAAAAGCTTATTCTAGCTGGAAACATTATTCAGACACTACTGAAATCAGATCTTGTGGACTATGCCAGCCTGGAAATGCTTCACCTGGGGAACAATCGCATTGAAATCCTTGAGGAAGGATCCTTCATGAATCTGACTAGACTGCAGAAACTATATCTCAATGGCAATCATCTTACAAAGCTAAGTCAGAATCTCTTCCTTGGCCTTCAGCACCTGGAATATTTGTACCTTGAATATAATGCCATCAAAGAAGTTTTGCCAGGGACATTTAATGCAATGCCAAAACTTAAGGTCCTCTACTTAAATAACAACCTTCTGCAGACTTTGCCCCCCCATATCTTTTCAGGTGTTCCACTTGCCAGattaaatctgaaaacaaaccaaTTTGCTCATTTGCCTGTGAGCAATGTCTTGGATGAACTGGATATGCTGGTACAAATTGAACTTGAAGACAACCCCTGGGACTGCACCTGTGATTCAGTTGGACTGCAAAAATGGATACAAAAACTGAGCAAGAATACAATGATGGGTGATCTTTTCTGTAAATCTCCAGGACACCTAgcaaaaaaagaactgaaatccCTGAACAGTGAAGTCTTGTGTCCAGGTTTAATAAAGAGCCCTGCCCTACCGACTCGTGCTAGTTTTGTAGTTGTGACAACTTCTTCTACTACTACCAACACCGCAGACACCATCCTGCGGTCCCTTACAGATGCAGTCCCACTTTCTGTTCTAATATTAGGACTTCTAATTGTGTTTATAACTATTGTATTTTGTGCAGCAGGAATAGTTGTTCTTGTACTGCACCGGCGACGAAgatgcaaaaagaaacaagtggATGAACAAATGAGGGATAGTAGCCCAGTTCACCTTCAGTACAGCATGTATGGGCATAAGACAACACACCACACAGCAGAGCGCCCAGCAGCGACTCTCTATGAGCAACGTATGGTTACTCCCATGGTTCAGGTCTACCGCAGCCCATCCTTCAGCCCCAAGCACACAGAGCAacaggaggagggaagtgaGAAGGAAGCAAACAATTCCAAACATCTACGCCGAAGTCTCCTGGAAAGAGAGAATAGTTCACCTCTGACAGGTTCAAATGTCAAATATAAGGCTACAGATCAATCTGCtgaatttctgtcttttcaggATGCCAGCTGCTTGTATAGAAACattcttgaaaaagaaagagaactgcaGCAACTAGGGATCACAGAGTACCTAAGAAAAAATGTTGTACAGCTCCAGCCTGAAATGGAAGTTCATTATCCTGGAACACATGAGGAGCTGAAGCTAATGGAGACACTCATGTATTCCAGGCCAAGAAAGGTTTTTCTAGAACAAACtaaaaatgagtattttgaaCTCAAAGCTAATTTACATGCTGAGCCTGACTACCTGGAAGTCCTGGAGCAGCAAACATGA